The following are encoded in a window of Pyrenophora tritici-repentis strain M4 chromosome 6, whole genome shotgun sequence genomic DNA:
- a CDS encoding Myosin-tail-1 multi-domain protein has protein sequence MAPGSKTKDLDRPNANIRTASGLENILPASFINMQKCAGDIPKDATSQPSSRAMSRTRPSATPLSGSSLSRSVSSMTDSFMLDRRRSPSTKPLQSEHDGGENSEVPSPKAGDAPTVISNWAHLSYMKTQRNTLRAELKAHQIAGAEAKRSVTSLRRLAFRMAVNISVKEKQITNTARNLARSRTNSYLEGKGAQRRVDELKRALKIEEERNKEILEALERASMLTLEYSTPQDEPQHRPEHSFFSPPPSPPTRSSVPGSPISEPRTPTRPSPSPWNDVDFELTPRIGSVAEIRTSDSRLIRAKRESDRALAVCRRRIEQLQHECEESREDSRFLEITREGLEQEIRNYQSQIAVLERSRFAVEKTLQSTKSQLFTVIDSEDRLIQELQAKSEELAAWEGRGGDMQGRIDALQKENTDLDERLRDQSAQIRELEIRTAILDESLQSCRSKLEAAECYETSLQERLTEKEQTCEGLKKRLDRGRQHVASLEQKITGYEADAAEHLRKIELDGHDISELREQLQNSQIMNQNNENALATLKEEMEVLQTKLQSESDARDALATELETMRTEKTGVEDELRVMTESWDQEAAAKVKLLVELEDLRKSYDTAEASLVQALGRIESLEVADATAQATAETLRAEKSKLEADLRDTQQLLSKLYEDVQTRDSEIAELQSAKKDYEQRLQDSEQQVLSLAKELEQTKTVMRKTDEQHAADMAKSDEHLRELESSILNLQSALATSEKLEASLQEELRLVRDSKDSVESELGDAMRSKAELQDRVDYVQSQLISTAGERDGLQANVTNFEEQLRTSADTQASLEEQLAAITDEGASLRCRVSELETELEDHRDAKSKVEEALSIAQMDGEASGTELADLHARIEESEAATQEAQAGLYHALRSKSDLENQLQSARNKLKKVESKASDVRSRLSTIHEEMVELRQSKEKADKDLKVVSAARDALDQDLQHSRSQLQAIQAKVSQLETRLSSTEEELEAMCRAKAAVEKRLKETLEATAELNKELDTARKENADMRDRLDSMTTSNANLKEDLVVTRSQLAEIDLENTHLTSKLCDAEEELDTLRQLKDDVEGRLSEALAASTNAEQSLALTRARLEELESRDSRMVAELAQTRAEMDTLAKTKVELESKLDAAENNTGSLQADVSSMRSRMAELESNTATLLSQLAASGKELEELRSSRALLESSFQTASARSGYLETELHAAQMRLSIAEAESLEAMNRFLLANKELASLRDENVKLDTSRKELLTRLATAEEELNTARENNIRLGAFLERVESDMTKAQTAVEETEKRYHEFVQSAQAKLEAAESSKLRFKDRLTERNNELETLINENSDLHQQIGDQTRELGALKVGKGKLVEELSKKEKYIEELGSSAEKRLKSMNSAYNGLRQKFEEQQSQQRRLDDDHETALRLEAELEKKMTEIEEMHHNQEEPVASFAALEKEVENLKNDKRAFEKLVATLYEKMRHLDVLDEWTEQGETNRAGSQRHITIQDEPYDTAPSSPMSAHTRSSIGLGLHISGQHDRPVTRASTISHHDEDDAWTRQIEEARMQRNEAALLLSGMKKFRDNLKKTLRDTDAHLHRLEKDIKA, from the exons ATGGCACCCGGATCCAAGACTAAGGATCTGGACCGTCCAAATGCTAATATTCGTACCGCATCTGGTTTGGAGAATATACTCCCCGCAAGTTTCATCAATATGCAGAAATGTGCTGGCGATATTCCAAAGGACGCCACATCACAGCCGTCCTCGCGTGCCATGTCGCGAACTCGTCCGTCTGCTACCCCGCTCTCCGGTTCTAGCCTATCGCGGTCCGTATCGTCCATGACAGATAGCTTCATGTTGGATCGTAGACGCTCTCCTTCAACAAAGCCTCTGCAATCTGAACATGATGGCGGGGAGAACTCGGAAGTCCCATCTCCAAAAGCGGGAGATGCGCCCACCGTCATATCAAACTGGGCGCACCTTTCTTACATGAAGACTCAGCGTAATACACTACGTGCCGAACTGAAGGCACACCAGATTGCGGGTGCTGAAGCGAAGCGATCCGTGACATCACTACGTCGTCTTGCCTTTCGCATGGCAGTTAACATATCAGTCAAGGAGAAGCAGATTACGAACACTGCTCGAAACCTTGCTAGGAGTAGAACAAACAGCTATCTCGAGGGTAAAGGTGCGCAGAGGAGGGTGGATGAACTAAAGAGGGCGTTGAAGATTGAGGAGGAACGGAACAAGGAGATTCTAGAGGCATTGGAAAGGGCTTCTATGTTGACCCTTGAGT ACTCGACTCCACAAGATGAGCCTCAACACCGACCAGAACACAGCTTCTTCTCACCACCTCCGTCCCCACCGACGCGGTCAAGTGTGCCAGGTAGTCCAATCAGCGAGCCAAGGACCCCAACACGGCCGTCTCCGTCTCCCTGGAACGATGTCGATTTTGAGCTCACTCCTCGCATCGGAAGTGTAGCTGAGATACGTACGTCCGATAGTCGTTTGATACGAGCGAAACGCGAGTCGGATCGGGCGCTTGCCGTATGTCGACGCCGTATCGAACAGCTACAACATGAATGTGAAGAGAGTAGAGAGGATAGCAGATTCCTCGAGATAACTCGGGAGGGGCTAGAGCAGGAGATACGGAATTATCAGTCTCAGATCGCTGTTCTGGAACGCTCAAGGTTTGCCGTGGAAAAGACACTACAGTCCACCAAGTCTCAACTTTTCACAGTGATAGACTCAGAGGACAGATTGATACAGGAGCTGCAAGCCAAGAGCGAAGAGCTTGCTGCCTGGGAGGGAAGGGGTGGTGATATGCAAGGCAGGATTGATGCGTTGCAGAAAGAGAACACCGATCTGGACGAACGCCTCCGCGACCAAAGCGCTCAAATTAGAGAACTTGAGATCCGTACAGCTATCCTAGACGAGAGCTTACAATCATGTCGGAGCAAGCTTGAGGCTGCCGAATGCTACGAGACATCCCTGCAAGAACGACTGACCGAGAAGGAACAAACATGCGAAGGCTTGAAGAAGCGACTTGACCGAGGACGGCAGCACGTCGCTAGTCTGGAGCAGAAGATCACCGGCTATGAAGCCGATGCGGCGGAACATTTGCGGAAGATTGAACTCGATGGACATGACATTTCAGAGCTACGCGAGCAACTACAAAATTCGCAAATCATGAACCAGAACAATGAAAATGCATTGGCAACTTTGAAAGAAGAGATGGAGGTTCTACAAACCAAGTTGCAATCCGAAAGCGATGCACGCGATGCCCTGGCTACCGAGCTCGAGACGATGCGGACTGAGAAGACTGGTGTGGAGGATGAGTTACGTGTCATGACAGAGAGCTGGGACCAAGAAGCAGCAGCCAAAGTGAAGCTCTTGGTTGAACTGGAGGATCTGCGCAAATCGTACGATACTGCCGAAGCTAGTCTTGTACAAGCTCTCGGGCGCATTGAGTCACTGGAAGTAGCCGATGCCACTGCTCAGGCTACAGCAGAAACGCTCCGAGCTGAGAAGTCCAAGCTTGAGGCAGATTTAAGGGACACACAGCAATTACTCTCTAAACTGTACGAGGATGTGCAGACTAGAGACAGTGAGATTGCTGAACTGCAGTCTGCGAAAAAGGACTACGAACAGAGGCTTCAAGACTCAGAGCAGCAGGTTTTGTCTCTCGCAAAGGAGCTGGAGCAAACAAAAACTGTCATGAGGAAAACTGACGAACAGCATGCTGCGGATATGGCAAAGAGCGATGAACATTTGCGTGAACTTGAGTCGTCAATTCTCAATCTCCAATCAGCTTTGGCTACGTCGGAGAAACTGGAGGCGTCTCTACAAGAGGAGCTACGTCTTGTGCGAGACTCCAAGGATTCTGTTGAAAGCGAGCTTGGTGATGCTATGCGATCAAAAGCAGAGCTTCAAGATCGGGTTGACTATGTTCAGTCACAGCTCATATCGACAGCGGGCGAACGCGACGGTCTACAAGCGAATGTTACAAATTTTGAAGAGCAATTGAGGACTAGCGCAGACACCCAAGCCAGTCTTGAAGAGCAACTCGCGGCTATCACTGATGAAGGGGCGTCACTCAGATGTCGCGTGTCAGAGCTTGAAACGGAGCTCGAAGACCATCGTGATGCAAAGTCAAAAGTCGAAGAGGCCTTGTCGATTGCTCAGATGGATGGTGAGGCATCTGGTACAGAACTGGCTGATCTCCACGCTCGGATCGAGGAGTCGGAAGCTGCCACACAAGAAGCCCAGGCAGGTCTCTATCATGCTCTCCGCTCAAAATCAGATCTCGAAAACCAACTTCAGTCCGCACGAAACAAGCTGAAAAAGGTTGAGTCAAAAGCCAGTGATGTGCGCTCACGGCTCTCTACCATTCATGAGGAAATGGTGGAACTGCGACAGTCCAAGGAGAAGGCCGACAAAGACTTGAAGGTTGTTAGTGCTGCTCGCGATGCACTCGACCAGGACTTACAACACTCGCGGTCTCAGCTGCAGGCAATCCAGGCAAAGGTATCTCAGCTCGAAACGAGACTATCGTCCACCGAAGAAGAGCTTGAAGCTATGTGCCGAGCCAAGGCGGCGGTCGAAAAACGTCTGAAAGAGACTCTGGAGGCCACTGCTGAGCTGAACAAAGAGCTGGATACGGCTCGTAAAGAGAACGCTGACATGCGAGACCGACTCGACAGCATGACAACATCTAATGCAAATCTGAAAGAGGATCTTGTCGTGACTCGCTCGCAGCTAGCAGAGATTGATCTAGAGAATACCCATCTCACGTCGAAATTATGCGACGCGGAAGAAGAGCTAGATACTCTCCGCCAACTCAAAGACGATGTCGAAGGGAGGCTTAGTGAAGCGCTAGCAGCATCGACAAATGCAGAGCAGAGTCTGGCGTTGACTCGCGCCCGTCTCGAAGAACTTGAATCACGAGACTCTCGCATGGTTGCAGAGCTGGCTCAAACCAGAGCGGAGATGGATACCCTGGCAAAGACCAAAGTAGAGTTGGAAAGCAAACTTGATGCTGCTGAAAACAACACCGGATCTCTTCAGGCCGATGTTTCCAGCATGCGCTCACGGATGGCCGAACTTGAATCTAACACCGCGACCTTGCTTTCTCAGCTTGCAGCAAGTGGGAAGGAACTAGAAGAGTTGCGATCATCACGCGCTCTTCTTGAAAGCTCTTTTCAAACTGCTTCCGCCCGTAGCGGTTATCTTGAAACTGAACTGCACGCTGCTCAGATGCGGCTTAGTATTGCTGAGGCGGAAAGTCTCGAAGCGATGAACAGGTTCCTCTTAGCCAACAAGGAGCTAGCCTCTCTCCGTGATGAAAACGTAAAGCTCGACACGTCTAGAAAGGAACTGCTAACCCGCCTTGCAACCGCAGAGGAAGAGTTGAATACTGCGCGCGAGAACAATATCCGACTCGGAGCCTTCCTAGAACGTGTGGAGTCAGACATGACTAAGGCTCAGACTGCAGTTGAAGAGACGGAGAAGCGCTATCATGAGTTTGTGCAAAGTGCACAAGCCAAGCTCGAAGCCGCGGAGAGCTCCAAACTACGATTTAAGGACCGGTTGACGGAGCGAAACAACGAGCTTGAGACGTTGATAAACGAAAACTCCGACCTTCACCAACAGATTGGTGACCAGACACGCGAACTGGGTGCGCTTAAGGTGGGCAAGGGAAAGCTGGTGGAGGAGCTATCCAAGAAAGAAAAGTACATCGAGGAACTCGGTTCTTCTGCGGAGAAGCGGCTGAAGTCGATGAACTCTGCGTACAACGGTCTCAGACAGAAGTTTGAGGAACAGCAGAGCCAACAGCGGCGGTTGGATGATGACCATGAGACCGCCCTTCGCCTGGAAGCAGAGCTAGAGAAGAAGATGACTGAGATTGAAGAGATGCATCACAACCAAGAAGAACCCGTCGCCTCCTTTGCCGCGTTAGAGAAAGAAGTAGAAAACCTCAAAAACGACAAGAGGGCTTTCGAGAAGCTAGTCGCGACGCTTTACGAGAAGATGAGACACCTAGACGTCCTAGACGAATGGACCGAGCAAGGCGAAACCAATCGCGCTGGCTCACAACGCCACATCACCATCCAAGATGAACCATACGACACTGCTCCGTCAAGCCCCATGTCAGCTCATACGCGGAGTTCTATAGGGTTGGGATTACATATCAGCGGGCAACACGATAGACCTGTGACACGTGCTAGTACCATATCACACCACGACGAAGACGATGCATGGACCAGACAGATAGAAGAAGCGCGCATGCAAAGGAACGAAGCAGCCCTCCTCCTCAGCGGCATGAAGAAATTCCGCGACAACCTCAAAAAGACCCTGCGAGACACCGACGCTCATCTCCATCGTCTAGAAAAAGATATCAAAGCGTAA